One Cyprinus carpio isolate SPL01 chromosome B25, ASM1834038v1, whole genome shotgun sequence genomic region harbors:
- the LOC109101612 gene encoding M-phase phosphoprotein 6-like isoform X1, with amino-acid sequence MRVVALWSEMAKDGAAKLSKNVLRMKFMQRGLDAELKQQLEEEEKRIISDEHWSLDLPELTAKENHIIEARSCVPCEDLVYGRMSFSSFNPEVEKLMLLMNTHKEEEDDSVSRMETDITDEEMARRYESMVESMRKKFAKKRNRSTITKSGEDVNCNVDDNQHKNVFLKPQD; translated from the exons ATGCGCGTAGTTGCGCTCTGGTCTGAAATGGCGAAGGATGGTGCAGCGAAACTGTCCAAAAACGTCCTGCGGATGAAG TTCATGCAGAGAGGGCTGGACGCAGAGCTGAAGCAGCAGctggaagaggaggagaagaggatcATCAGTGATGAGCACTGGTCCCTGGATCTGCCGGAGCTCACGGCCAAGGA aaacCATATCATTGAGGCGAGAAGTTGCGTTCCCTGTGAGGATTTGGTTTATGGCAGAATGTCATTCAGCAGTTTCAATCCTGAAGTTGAG AAATTAATGTTactaatgaacacacacaaagAGGAAGAGGACGACAGTGTGAGCAGAATGGAAACTGATATTACAGATGAAGAGATGGCTAGAAG ATATGAAAGCATGGTTGAGAGCATGAGGAAAAAGTTTGCCAAGAAAAGAAACCGCTCCACAATTACTAAGAGTGGAGAGGACGTCAACTGCAATGTGGATGATAATCAACACAAAAACGTGTTCCTGAAACCTCAGGACTGA
- the LOC109101607 gene encoding estradiol 17-beta-dehydrogenase 2-like: MEGIVEGCLGFLYDLLVVVCAGLLLLRVAEGWSVRWLVLLLVPGVTLSCLVHSSALKVGLVSVLCSVIHYVGREGVTLPTQNKAVLITGCDSGFGHDLARFLDSAGMRVFAGVLDELSPGALELKKAASPNLTVLQLDITNSSQITQALQYIQSQTGETGLWALVNNAGVLGYLCDGEILPIKMYKKCLDVNFIGSVEITQVFLPLIRQSKGRLINISSMAGEVPLPGFAGYGASKAALISFSGTIRQELSRWGVKVIIIQPGGFKTNILGSREQWNSAQEDVLGGLSQEAMASYGEEYIRSMQQRLVHMSSVSSSDTGPFLETLKHAILSSRPKPFYYPGASAWAFPLLYRHCPTSLSDRILSRMFMSSDPQPAEVLNS, encoded by the exons ATGGAGGGGATTGTAGAAGGCTGTCTGGGGTTTCTATACGATCTGCTGGTGGTAGTCTGTGCTGGGCTGCTGCTTCTGCGGGTTGCTGAGGGCTGGTCAGTGAGGTGGTTGGTGTTGCTTCTGGTTCCTGGAGTGACGTTGAGCTGTTTGGTCCATTCAAGTGCCCTTAAAGTAGGCCTTGTGAGTGTGCTGTGTAGTGTCATCCACTATGTAGGGAGAGAAGGGGTCACGTTGCCTACCCAAAACAAGGCGGTACTGATCACAG GTTGTGATTCGGGTTTTGGTCATGATCTGGCCAGGTTTTTAGACAGCGCAGGGATGAGGGTGTTTGCAGGGGTTCTGGATGAACTCAGTCCTGGTGCTCTGGAGCTTAAGAAAGCTGCATCACCAAACCTCACCGTCCTACAGTTAGACATCACCAACAGCAGCCAGATCACACAGGCTCTCCAGTACATCCAGAGCCAAACAGGTGAAACGG GACTCTGGGCACTAGTGAACAATGCCGGAGTGCTGGGATACTTGTGTGATGGAGAAATTCTGccaattaaaatgtacaaaaaatgttTAGACGTGAATTTTATTGGTAGTGTGGAAATCACACAAGTCTTTCTGCCTCTGATAAGGCAATCAAAAGGACGACTCATCAATATATCAAGTATGGCAG GAGAAGTTCCACTTCCTGGGTTCGCAGGATATGGGGCATCTAAAGCAGCGCTGATCTCGTTCAGTGGAACGATTAGACAGGAACTCTCACGCTGGGGAGTCAAAGTCATCATCATTCAGCCTGGAGGTTTCAAAACAA ATATTCTGGGCAGCAGAGAGCAGTGGAATAGCGCTCAGGAGGACGTCCTCGGCGGTTTGTCTCAGGAAGCGATGGCGTCTTACGGAGAAGAGTACATCCGCTCGATGCAGCAGCGGCTGGTCCACATGTCCTCAGTATCAAGCTCAGACACGGGGCCGTTTCTGGAGACTTTAAAACATGCGATACTGTCCTCAAGACCAAAACCCTTCTATTACCCCGGCGCCTCAGCGTGGGCTTTTCCATTGCTCTACAGACACTGTCCCACCTCACTGTCAGACAGAATCCTCTCACGAATGTTTATGAGCAGTGATCCTCAACCTGCAGAAGTCTTGAATTCTTGA
- the LOC109101612 gene encoding M-phase phosphoprotein 6-like isoform X2, producing the protein MQRGLDAELKQQLEEEEKRIISDEHWSLDLPELTAKENHIIEARSCVPCEDLVYGRMSFSSFNPEVEKLMLLMNTHKEEEDDSVSRMETDITDEEMARRYESMVESMRKKFAKKRNRSTITKSGEDVNCNVDDNQHKNVFLKPQD; encoded by the exons ATGCAGAGAGGGCTGGACGCAGAGCTGAAGCAGCAGctggaagaggaggagaagaggatcATCAGTGATGAGCACTGGTCCCTGGATCTGCCGGAGCTCACGGCCAAGGA aaacCATATCATTGAGGCGAGAAGTTGCGTTCCCTGTGAGGATTTGGTTTATGGCAGAATGTCATTCAGCAGTTTCAATCCTGAAGTTGAG AAATTAATGTTactaatgaacacacacaaagAGGAAGAGGACGACAGTGTGAGCAGAATGGAAACTGATATTACAGATGAAGAGATGGCTAGAAG ATATGAAAGCATGGTTGAGAGCATGAGGAAAAAGTTTGCCAAGAAAAGAAACCGCTCCACAATTACTAAGAGTGGAGAGGACGTCAACTGCAATGTGGATGATAATCAACACAAAAACGTGTTCCTGAAACCTCAGGACTGA
- the LOC109101608 gene encoding sorting nexin-20-like, translating to MEDELEPHDTKAVDVKEEVSSAPEDSSPQQEKSSNNAEEPDVGFSASCLTTAELQQHWRAVKQEFRSVKLLFDIPTTRIIDQKITKYVVYQVVVIRSGSYDCERVAIERRYSDFLHLHQELLLDFSEEMEDIVMPRKKMTGNFSDENIAERRVALRDYLTQLNSLRCVRKSQAFLAFFTHKELKTSYDLLRGGRFSRALEGFQKVLVLQEKLSSHNPTLVVPTLCAILVCQRDLEDFDAAFQTGRRALPTVRRYELRQYQGPLLEALVDLGYSLGMPVAQLQDELTRVQDSPNGQVSEMSLKELVVQEFV from the exons ATGGAGGACGAGCTAGAACCACATGACACCAAGGCAGTGGATGTTAAAGAAGAAGTGTCTTCAGCTCCTGAAGATTCCTCACCTCAGCAGGAGAAGTCATCAAATAATG CTGAAGAGCCAGATGTGGGTTTTAGTGCCTCCTGTCTGACCACAGCTGAACTGCAGCAGCACTGGAGAGCCGTTAAGCAAGAGTTCAGAAGCGTTAAACTTCTGTTTGACATTCCCACCACGCGAATCATCGATCAGAAAATCACCAAATATGTG GTGTACCAGGTTGTGGTGATCCGCTCAGGTAGTTACGACTGTGAGCGAGTAGCTATCGAGCGACGCTACTCAGACTTCCTCCACCTTCATCAGGAGCTCCTGCTGGACTTCAGCGAGGAAATGGAGGACATTGTGATGCCCAGAAAGAAAATGACAGGCAACTTCTCAGATGAGAACATCGCTGAGCGGCGCGTGGCCCTCAGGGACTATCTTACTCAGCTCAACTCCCTCCGTTGTGTCCGAAAATCACAGGCGTTTCTAGCATTCTTCACTCATAAGGAATTAAAAACTTCATATGACCTCCTGCGTGGGGGCCGCTTTTCCAGGGCCCTTGAGGGCTTCCAGAAAGTGTTGGTACTTCAGGAAAAACTCTCTTCTCACAACCCTACTTTGGTGGTACCAACCTTGTGTGCCATACTGGTGTGCCAAAGGGATCTAGAAGACTTTGACGCAGCATTTCAAACTGGCAGAAGAGCTCTGCCCACAGTGAGACGATACGAGCTTCGGCAGTATCAAGGGCCCCTGCTGGAGGCTCTTGTTGATTTGGGCTACAGTCTTGGGATGCCTGTGGCCCAGTTACAGGATGAGCTGACCAGAGTGCAAGACTCTCCAAATGGGCAGGTGTCAGAGATGTCCCTTAAAGAACTGGTGGTGCAAGAGTTTGTATAA